One stretch of Niallia sp. XMNu-256 DNA includes these proteins:
- a CDS encoding Tex family protein — protein MEKTIDKQDAMFQLIASEQSINIKQVKNVISMLEEGNTVPFIARYRKEQTGSLDEVQIRDIMERAQYIKNLEQRKEEVIRLIEEQGKLTPELQQSITKAVKLQEVEDLYRPYKQKRRTKATVAKEKGLEPFANWLLTFPKQGSLDDEASEYLSEEKGVTSIEDVIAGAKDIIAEMVSDEAEGRKWIRRETHAKGVIESSVKDAEKDEKKVYEMYYEYEEPVSKIVPHRILALNRGEKEEILRVNIKANVEFILQYLDKKWIRDQNSYAAPIVKEAIEDGYKRLIQPSIERDIRHELTEKGEEQAIHIFSENLRNLLLQPPLKGKVVLGVDPAYRTGCKLAAIDETGKVLDIGVIYPHPPVSKRDDAMKQFINMLNQYKVEMVAIGNGTASRETEQFVADILKELSKEIYYLIVNEAGASVYSASEIAREEFPDYQVEERSAVSIARRLQDPLAELVKIDPKSVGVGQYQHDVSQKRLSESLTFVVETAVNQVGVNVNTASPSLLQYVSGLSKTVANNIVKKREEEGKFTSRTQLKKIPRLGAKTYEQAVGFLRVIDGKDPLDRTAIHPENYDEVKTLLKSLGFSASDLGTDALKEALAKIDINETAEQLNIGEITLKDIIDALTRPERDPRDDLPAPLLKKDVLQLEDLKAGMELQGTVRNVVDFGAFVDVGVKQDGLVHISKLSNRFVKHPLDIVSVGDIVTVWVDSIDTNKGRVALTMLPPNQ, from the coding sequence TTGGAAAAAACAATCGATAAGCAAGATGCCATGTTTCAATTGATCGCATCGGAACAATCAATCAACATAAAACAAGTGAAAAATGTGATTTCGATGCTTGAGGAAGGCAACACAGTTCCTTTTATTGCCCGTTATCGTAAAGAACAAACAGGCTCATTAGATGAAGTGCAGATTCGTGACATCATGGAAAGAGCTCAATACATAAAAAACCTCGAACAGCGGAAGGAAGAAGTGATCCGTCTGATCGAAGAACAAGGAAAATTAACACCTGAATTACAACAAAGCATCACAAAGGCTGTAAAGTTACAAGAAGTTGAGGACTTGTACCGACCTTACAAGCAAAAGAGACGTACAAAAGCAACGGTGGCTAAAGAAAAAGGATTAGAACCATTTGCGAACTGGCTATTAACCTTTCCAAAACAAGGTTCATTAGATGATGAAGCTAGTGAGTATTTGTCTGAAGAAAAAGGAGTAACGAGTATAGAGGATGTTATTGCAGGTGCTAAGGATATCATCGCAGAAATGGTTTCTGATGAAGCAGAAGGACGTAAATGGATTCGACGAGAAACACACGCAAAAGGGGTCATAGAGTCATCCGTAAAAGACGCTGAAAAAGATGAGAAAAAAGTCTATGAAATGTATTATGAATATGAAGAGCCTGTAAGCAAAATCGTTCCACATCGAATTCTTGCTTTGAATCGAGGAGAAAAAGAAGAGATCCTTCGTGTTAATATTAAAGCAAATGTAGAATTCATTCTTCAATATTTAGATAAAAAATGGATAAGAGATCAAAACTCGTATGCTGCACCTATTGTAAAAGAAGCGATTGAAGATGGCTATAAACGTCTTATTCAGCCATCTATTGAAAGGGATATACGGCATGAACTGACTGAAAAGGGTGAGGAGCAGGCGATTCATATCTTTTCAGAGAACTTAAGAAATCTACTGCTTCAACCTCCGTTAAAAGGGAAGGTTGTATTAGGTGTAGACCCTGCTTATCGGACAGGCTGTAAGTTAGCAGCGATTGATGAAACGGGAAAAGTATTAGACATTGGTGTTATTTATCCACATCCACCTGTATCAAAAAGGGACGATGCAATGAAACAGTTTATCAATATGCTCAATCAATACAAGGTTGAAATGGTGGCCATTGGAAATGGTACTGCATCGAGGGAAACTGAACAATTTGTAGCGGATATTCTAAAGGAATTATCAAAAGAAATTTATTACTTAATTGTAAATGAGGCGGGCGCTAGTGTTTACTCAGCTTCTGAAATTGCAAGAGAAGAGTTTCCTGATTATCAAGTTGAGGAAAGAAGTGCCGTATCCATCGCTCGTCGTCTTCAAGATCCACTTGCTGAGCTTGTTAAGATTGACCCAAAATCAGTAGGGGTAGGTCAATATCAGCATGATGTTTCGCAAAAACGATTATCGGAATCTCTAACATTTGTTGTTGAAACAGCCGTGAACCAAGTAGGAGTGAATGTAAATACAGCATCACCATCCCTTTTACAATATGTATCTGGTCTTTCAAAAACGGTGGCTAATAACATTGTTAAGAAAAGAGAAGAGGAAGGCAAATTTACATCAAGAACTCAACTGAAGAAGATCCCGCGTCTTGGGGCTAAAACTTATGAACAAGCCGTCGGATTTCTAAGAGTTATAGATGGAAAGGATCCATTAGACCGTACTGCTATTCACCCGGAAAACTATGATGAAGTAAAAACATTATTAAAGTCACTTGGATTTTCGGCTTCTGATCTAGGTACGGATGCGTTAAAAGAGGCTTTGGCTAAAATCGATATTAATGAGACCGCCGAGCAATTAAATATAGGCGAAATCACGTTAAAAGATATAATTGATGCATTAACAAGACCTGAACGGGATCCTCGTGATGACTTACCTGCACCATTATTGAAAAAGGATGTCCTTCAATTAGAAGATTTGAAAGCAGGAATGGAATTACAGGGAACGGTCCGCAATGTGGTAGACTTTGGAGCTTTTGTTGATGTAGGCGTCAAACAAGATGGGCTTGTTCATATTTCAAAATTAAGCAACAGATTTGTCAAACATCCATTAGACATTGTCTCAGTTGGGGATATTGTAACTGTTTGGGTGGATTCTATTGACACGAATAAGGGCAGAGTGGCATTAACAATGCTTCCCCCTAATCAATAA
- the cmpA gene encoding cortex morphogenetic protein CmpA — MPTWLKNQIQKAFYEKNYYQVKLLNQCWFFYQKTNMNK; from the coding sequence ATGCCTACTTGGTTAAAAAACCAAATCCAAAAAGCATTCTACGAAAAAAATTACTATCAGGTTAAATTGTTAAATCAATGTTGGTTTTTCTATCAGAAAACCAACATGAATAAATAA
- a CDS encoding SprT family protein, giving the protein MDNEQLQKLVEKISLEAFGKPFQHKAVFNPRLRTTGGRYLLQSHNIEMNKKYLDELGMEELVGIIKHELCHYHLHLEGKGYQHRDRDFRQLLQKVGAPRFCSPLPANVVKRQQRKILTYICKSCHLVFSRKRRIDTKRYVCGRCRGKLELKAIDHSGV; this is encoded by the coding sequence GTGGATAACGAACAACTACAGAAATTAGTAGAAAAGATATCTCTTGAGGCTTTTGGTAAACCTTTTCAGCATAAAGCCGTATTTAATCCAAGATTAAGAACAACAGGCGGCCGATACTTATTACAATCACATAATATTGAAATGAATAAAAAGTATTTGGATGAGTTAGGAATGGAAGAACTGGTCGGTATTATTAAACATGAACTATGCCATTATCACCTTCACCTTGAAGGAAAGGGATATCAACATCGTGATAGGGACTTTAGGCAATTGTTACAAAAAGTAGGAGCTCCAAGGTTTTGTTCTCCTCTTCCAGCGAATGTAGTAAAAAGGCAGCAAAGAAAGATCCTGACATATATTTGCAAAAGTTGCCATCTCGTTTTCTCTAGAAAAAGAAGAATAGATACAAAGCGATATGTATGTGGACGCTGCCGCGGAAAATTAGAGCTTAAGGCTATTGATCATTCTGGTGTATGA
- a CDS encoding DUF4153 domain-containing protein, whose protein sequence is MKLLRFFKDRLRGLTVAVTRFPLTTIFLIFAVMINAMDIQSDKDLSKILLTLIVGVFLSAVSQVSYERFFIKTTIRYILMGIVLILTGGYYLIIMPAPTLGLEMTIRTSVALFALLFTFIWIPVNKSNGRINFNNSFMITFKSIFNSLFFSGVLYIGFAIIITAIDQLIFSIDYKTYSHAANLIFILFTPMYFLSLIPIFPGNQNQDQEKVKHQTDRIIKLSSPPKFFEILISYIIIPLIAVFTVILLIYILQNIGGEFWRDNLLEPMIVTYSITVIVVYLLASEIENKFTLLFRKILPKILVPIVLFQMISSILSLSDTGITHTRYYVILYGLFAAIAGGCLSFLPVRQNGIVAALLILFSLFSILPPVDAFTISKSSQIEIVEKVLVENNMLENYTIQPNGNITNEDKKIITGAMNYLSMMDYDKEIEWLPKDFNFYEDFSETFGFKEYYGRDENNEYVYVSLEPNVSIPITGYDVFVNSNIYFYHNEKNTDDNVVSFDKNGEAYTLMKEGLEDQVIYKVYNAEKERIIEFETKEIFDKYYDYQTSKEFLAIEEATFMVENEYASIKVIPYSVNIDKTSDASSFMMELYVFVQIK, encoded by the coding sequence ATGAAACTCTTACGCTTTTTTAAAGACCGTCTAAGAGGCCTAACGGTTGCTGTAACGCGCTTTCCTCTTACAACCATCTTTCTGATCTTTGCAGTCATGATTAATGCAATGGACATTCAGAGTGATAAAGATCTTTCAAAAATTTTGCTAACACTGATCGTTGGTGTGTTTCTAAGTGCCGTTTCTCAAGTAAGTTATGAACGTTTTTTTATAAAGACGACCATACGCTACATCTTAATGGGAATCGTGCTTATTCTTACAGGTGGGTATTACCTAATTATTATGCCTGCACCAACCTTAGGATTGGAAATGACCATACGGACATCAGTGGCTTTATTTGCCCTCCTTTTCACTTTTATTTGGATTCCTGTAAATAAAAGTAACGGTAGGATTAATTTTAATAACAGCTTCATGATTACCTTTAAGTCTATTTTTAACTCATTGTTTTTCTCCGGTGTACTCTATATTGGATTTGCGATCATTATTACAGCAATTGACCAGCTTATTTTTTCGATCGATTATAAAACGTATTCGCATGCGGCCAATTTGATATTTATCCTATTTACTCCAATGTACTTCCTGTCACTCATTCCGATTTTTCCTGGAAATCAAAATCAAGATCAAGAAAAGGTTAAGCATCAAACGGACAGGATTATTAAACTGTCTAGCCCTCCGAAGTTTTTTGAAATTTTAATATCCTATATTATCATTCCATTGATCGCGGTTTTTACGGTGATATTACTGATCTATATCTTACAAAACATTGGTGGGGAATTTTGGAGAGATAATTTACTAGAACCGATGATTGTAACTTATTCGATTACCGTCATCGTTGTCTACTTATTAGCTAGTGAAATTGAAAATAAATTTACGTTGCTTTTTAGAAAGATTTTACCTAAAATTCTTGTCCCTATTGTTTTGTTTCAAATGATTTCATCGATTCTTAGTTTAAGTGACACAGGCATTACCCATACCCGCTATTATGTAATCTTGTATGGATTGTTTGCAGCCATTGCCGGGGGATGTTTAAGTTTTTTACCTGTTCGACAAAATGGAATTGTAGCGGCTTTGTTGATTCTATTTTCTCTGTTTTCCATTCTTCCGCCTGTTGATGCTTTTACAATAAGCAAATCAAGTCAAATAGAGATAGTGGAAAAGGTTCTAGTTGAAAATAATATGCTGGAAAATTATACGATTCAACCAAATGGAAATATCACCAATGAGGATAAAAAAATCATTACAGGGGCCATGAACTATTTAAGTATGATGGATTATGACAAGGAAATCGAATGGCTGCCAAAGGATTTTAACTTTTATGAAGACTTCTCTGAGACATTTGGGTTTAAAGAGTATTATGGACGGGATGAAAACAATGAATATGTATATGTCAGCCTAGAGCCGAATGTTTCTATACCAATCACCGGCTATGATGTTTTTGTTAACTCGAATATTTACTTTTACCATAATGAAAAGAATACAGATGACAATGTCGTTTCATTTGATAAAAATGGAGAGGCGTATACTCTGATGAAAGAGGGATTAGAAGACCAAGTCATTTATAAAGTATACAACGCAGAAAAAGAAAGAATCATCGAATTTGAAACAAAAGAAATTTTTGATAAGTACTATGACTATCAAACAAGTAAGGAATTCTTGGCAATTGAAGAGGCTACCTTTATGGTGGAAAACGAATATGCTTCTATAAAAGTGATTCCGTATAGTGTAAATATTGATAAAACGAGTGATGCATCAAGTTTTATGATGGAGTTATATGTATTTGTACAAATAAAATAG
- the tsaE gene encoding tRNA (adenosine(37)-N6)-threonylcarbamoyltransferase complex ATPase subunit type 1 TsaE, with amino-acid sequence MEFEWTSNRVDETVDFSKHLASLLQPGDVITLEGDLGAGKTAFTKGLALGLGIKRNVNSPTFTIIKEYQGAMPLYHMDVYRLEDSYEDLGFDEYFEGDGVTVVEWAHLIEEQLPKERLNIIIYHGGEDTRKFVFKPMGKRYEDLCKEIFS; translated from the coding sequence ATGGAATTTGAATGGACATCTAATCGTGTAGACGAAACTGTCGATTTTTCCAAACATCTAGCGTCTCTTCTGCAACCAGGAGATGTGATTACATTAGAAGGCGATTTAGGTGCAGGAAAAACTGCTTTTACAAAAGGGTTGGCCCTTGGACTAGGAATAAAGCGAAATGTGAATAGCCCTACTTTTACAATTATCAAAGAATATCAGGGAGCAATGCCTCTTTATCATATGGATGTATATCGTTTAGAAGATTCGTATGAGGACCTAGGCTTTGATGAGTATTTTGAAGGTGACGGTGTGACAGTAGTGGAATGGGCTCATCTAATTGAGGAGCAACTTCCGAAAGAACGATTGAATATTATTATCTATCATGGGGGCGAGGATACCCGTAAATTTGTATTCAAACCGATGGGGAAAAGATATGAGGATTTATGTAAGGAGATTTTTTCATGA
- the tsaB gene encoding tRNA (adenosine(37)-N6)-threonylcarbamoyltransferase complex dimerization subunit type 1 TsaB has protein sequence MNVLALDTSNYSLGIALVNEDKVIGEYITNMKKNHSVRVMPGIERLLDDCDMKPADIDKIVVAKGPGSYTGVRIGVTIAKTLAWTLNIPLVGVSSLEVLAAGVGRHFDGYVSPLFDARRGQIYTGLYRFEKGKIQSVMPDQILLSVEWAEQLRELDKKVLFVGGDIDIHLDGIRQALGDKAVAAGITEHNPRPAELALLGRDKPAEDIHAFVPNYIRLAEAEAKWIQSQKERQ, from the coding sequence ATGAATGTGCTAGCTTTAGATACATCAAATTATTCACTCGGGATTGCCCTTGTTAATGAGGATAAAGTAATCGGTGAATATATAACAAATATGAAAAAAAACCATTCAGTACGTGTGATGCCTGGTATAGAACGACTTTTGGATGATTGTGATATGAAACCAGCTGATATAGATAAGATTGTCGTAGCAAAAGGTCCGGGTTCATATACAGGAGTAAGGATTGGTGTAACAATTGCTAAGACATTAGCTTGGACATTGAATATTCCGTTAGTCGGTGTGTCAAGTTTGGAAGTTTTGGCTGCTGGGGTGGGACGGCATTTTGATGGATATGTATCACCTTTGTTTGATGCGCGCCGAGGCCAGATTTATACAGGACTTTATCGTTTTGAAAAGGGAAAAATTCAATCGGTTATGCCCGATCAAATTCTTCTTTCTGTTGAATGGGCCGAACAGTTGCGAGAGCTAGACAAGAAGGTTCTATTTGTTGGGGGAGATATTGACATTCATTTAGATGGCATTCGACAAGCTTTAGGCGATAAGGCTGTTGCAGCAGGGATAACAGAGCATAATCCCCGTCCAGCTGAGTTGGCTTTACTTGGGCGAGACAAACCAGCTGAAGATATTCATGCCTTTGTTCCGAATTATATACGTCTAGCAGAGGCTGAGGCTAAGTGGATCCAATCACAAAAAGAGCGGCAATAG
- the rimI gene encoding ribosomal protein S18-alanine N-acetyltransferase: MELTVTYRRMEIEDLDQIMVIEHESFTVPWSKEAFFNELTKNKHALYTVAVVEERVIGYCGVWLVLDEAHITNIAILPEYRGMKIGESLMRNVIETAIEYGAKMMTLEVRVSNHIGQSLYRKFGFQAGGLRKGYYSDNHEDALVMWVNF, encoded by the coding sequence ATGGAATTAACAGTTACATATAGAAGGATGGAGATTGAAGATCTCGATCAAATTATGGTAATTGAACATGAATCATTTACAGTGCCTTGGAGTAAAGAGGCTTTTTTCAATGAACTGACGAAAAATAAGCATGCACTATATACAGTGGCAGTCGTTGAAGAACGAGTAATAGGTTATTGTGGGGTGTGGCTTGTCCTAGATGAAGCACATATAACAAATATTGCAATTCTTCCTGAGTATCGTGGAATGAAAATTGGTGAATCGTTAATGCGGAATGTGATTGAAACAGCGATAGAATATGGGGCTAAAATGATGACACTAGAGGTACGCGTTTCAAATCATATAGGTCAATCACTTTATCGGAAGTTTGGTTTTCAAGCCGGTGGTTTACGGAAAGGCTATTATTCAGATAATCATGAAGATGCATTAGTAATGTGGGTGAACTTTTAA
- the tsaD gene encoding tRNA (adenosine(37)-N6)-threonylcarbamoyltransferase complex transferase subunit TsaD, producing MEKDVLIMGIETSCDETSVAIVKNGKEILSNIVSSQIESHKRFGGVVPEIASRHHVEQITIVLEEAMKEAGVSYKDLDAVAVTEGPGLVGALLIGVNAAKAVAFAHGIPLIGVHHIAGHIYANRLIKEMEFPLLSLVVSGGHTELVYMKEHGHFEVIGETRDDAAGEAYDKVARTLKMPYPGGPHIDRLAALGEATIDLPRAWLEEGSYDFSFSGLKSAVINTVHNAEQRGEKIKPEDLAASFQASVVEVLVTKTIKAIKEYPVKQVLLAGGVAANKGLRTALTAAFNEVNDIELIIPPLSLCGDNAAMIAAAGTVLFEKGHRAKLALNANPGLEITLYNDQ from the coding sequence ATGGAAAAAGATGTACTGATAATGGGAATTGAAACAAGCTGTGATGAAACATCTGTTGCGATTGTGAAAAATGGCAAGGAAATTCTTTCAAATATTGTTTCATCTCAAATTGAGAGTCATAAACGCTTTGGTGGGGTTGTACCTGAAATTGCGTCTCGACATCATGTTGAACAGATTACAATTGTGCTAGAAGAGGCGATGAAAGAGGCGGGGGTTTCTTACAAGGATCTCGATGCGGTGGCTGTAACGGAAGGTCCAGGTCTTGTGGGTGCACTATTAATTGGTGTTAATGCTGCAAAGGCGGTAGCTTTTGCCCATGGTATACCACTTATAGGTGTTCATCATATCGCAGGCCATATTTATGCAAACCGACTAATAAAGGAAATGGAATTTCCCTTATTATCTCTAGTCGTTTCTGGTGGTCATACCGAATTGGTTTATATGAAAGAACATGGTCACTTTGAAGTAATCGGAGAAACGAGGGATGACGCCGCTGGGGAGGCATACGATAAGGTTGCTAGAACGCTGAAGATGCCTTATCCAGGGGGCCCTCATATTGACCGTTTAGCAGCGCTGGGAGAAGCAACTATTGATTTGCCTCGCGCTTGGCTTGAGGAAGGGTCTTATGACTTTAGTTTTAGTGGATTAAAGTCAGCAGTTATCAACACTGTCCACAATGCCGAGCAACGTGGTGAAAAGATTAAACCTGAAGATTTGGCAGCGAGTTTTCAGGCGAGTGTTGTTGAAGTGTTAGTTACGAAAACAATCAAAGCAATTAAGGAATATCCTGTGAAACAAGTACTGCTTGCTGGAGGAGTTGCAGCAAACAAAGGCTTGCGTACGGCCTTAACAGCAGCATTTAATGAGGTAAATGATATCGAATTGATTATTCCTCCATTAAGTTTATGTGGAGATAATGCGGCGATGATTGCTGCAGCAGGAACCGTATTGTTTGAAAAAGGACATCGTGCAAAATTAGCTCTAAATGCAAATCCAGGTCTAGAAATAACATTATATAATGATCAGTAA
- a CDS encoding ABC-F family ATP-binding cassette domain-containing protein: MILMQINQLCKYYGADIILSNIKLEVQTRDRIAIVGRNGAGKSTLLKIMAGQLSYDTGEVIKPKEVKIGYLAQDTGLESSLSIWDEMLSVFEDLRNQEKSLRTLEQKMADPVLIENHTQYEKILKEYDLLQVQFKDNGGYQFEADIRSVLHGLNFHTFDYNTKISTLSGGQKTRLALGKLLLSKPDILILDEPTNHLDIETLSWLEQYLQSYEGAILIVSHDRYFLDKVVNGVYEISRNQITKYPGNYSFYLERKAVNYERDLKLFEKQQDEVAKLQDFIQRNLARASTTKRAQSRRKQLDRMQLMDRPLGDEKSASFHFDIEKQSGNEVLTIQSLSIGYGTEAVSKDINLRITRSESIALVGPNGVGKSTLLKTIVEKLPALNGDIRIGTNVTIGYYDQQQADLTSNKTVLQELWDEYPLKNEKDIRTVLGNFLFSGDDVLKIVSSLSGGEKARLALAKLMMQKANLLILDEPTNHLDLDSKEILENALIDYPGTILFVSHDRYFINRIASRVVELNATGVNEYLGDYDYYVEKKLEQEELLALETTQTEKPSNPSTSEKTTYQQDKEAKKLERQRQRRIEQIENRIEELEQAVDNHEQLLCDPEVFQDHVKSLEINEEVEKSKQEIEDLMEEWTLLSEE, translated from the coding sequence ATGATTTTAATGCAAATAAACCAATTATGTAAATATTATGGTGCAGACATCATTTTGTCAAATATAAAACTTGAAGTTCAAACTCGTGATCGAATTGCAATCGTGGGTAGAAATGGAGCGGGAAAATCCACCCTTCTCAAAATAATGGCTGGTCAATTATCCTATGATACAGGCGAAGTGATCAAGCCAAAAGAGGTAAAGATTGGCTATTTAGCTCAGGATACTGGGCTTGAGTCAAGCTTATCCATATGGGACGAAATGCTTTCCGTTTTCGAGGATCTACGAAATCAAGAAAAATCGCTAAGAACCCTCGAGCAAAAAATGGCGGATCCAGTTCTAATAGAAAATCATACTCAATACGAAAAAATTCTAAAAGAATATGATCTTCTACAAGTTCAATTTAAAGACAATGGTGGATACCAATTTGAGGCAGATATCCGCTCGGTTCTGCATGGTTTAAACTTCCATACTTTCGATTATAATACCAAAATTTCTACTTTAAGCGGAGGACAAAAGACAAGACTTGCCCTTGGTAAATTATTATTATCAAAGCCCGACATTTTAATTCTCGATGAGCCTACGAACCACTTGGATATTGAGACATTATCTTGGCTTGAGCAATACTTACAAAGTTATGAAGGGGCCATTCTAATCGTCTCCCACGACCGTTATTTCCTTGATAAAGTCGTCAATGGTGTCTATGAAATTTCACGAAACCAAATTACAAAATATCCTGGCAACTACAGCTTTTATTTAGAAAGGAAAGCTGTAAACTATGAAAGAGATCTGAAACTTTTTGAAAAACAGCAAGATGAAGTCGCAAAGCTACAAGACTTTATCCAACGCAATCTTGCGAGGGCATCAACAACAAAGAGGGCACAAAGTCGGCGCAAACAACTCGATAGAATGCAGCTAATGGATCGACCATTAGGTGATGAAAAGTCAGCCTCTTTTCATTTTGATATTGAAAAACAATCTGGTAATGAGGTCCTTACGATTCAATCCCTTTCGATCGGCTATGGTACCGAAGCTGTCTCTAAAGATATCAACCTCAGAATAACTAGAAGCGAAAGTATCGCACTTGTTGGACCAAATGGAGTGGGTAAATCTACATTATTAAAGACCATTGTAGAAAAGCTCCCTGCTTTAAATGGGGATATTAGGATCGGAACGAATGTAACCATTGGCTACTACGACCAACAACAGGCAGATTTAACTTCAAACAAGACCGTTCTTCAGGAGCTTTGGGATGAATATCCGCTGAAAAACGAAAAAGATATCCGAACCGTTCTCGGTAACTTTTTATTTTCTGGGGATGATGTATTAAAAATTGTTTCATCTTTAAGCGGCGGTGAGAAGGCCCGTTTAGCATTAGCGAAATTAATGATGCAAAAGGCTAACTTATTAATTCTGGACGAGCCAACAAACCACCTGGATCTTGATAGTAAAGAAATTCTTGAAAATGCACTAATCGATTATCCGGGCACCATTTTATTCGTATCCCACGACCGATACTTTATTAACCGAATTGCTTCACGTGTTGTAGAGTTAAATGCTACAGGTGTGAACGAATATCTAGGAGATTATGATTATTATGTAGAAAAGAAATTGGAGCAAGAAGAATTATTAGCACTTGAAACAACTCAAACAGAAAAGCCATCCAATCCTTCTACTTCTGAAAAGACTACGTATCAACAAGATAAAGAAGCGAAAAAATTAGAGAGACAACGACAAAGAAGAATCGAACAGATTGAAAACCGTATTGAAGAACTCGAACAAGCTGTGGATAACCATGAACAACTTCTTTGTGATCCTGAAGTATTTCAAGACCATGTAAAGTCACTTGAGATTAATGAAGAAGTAGAGAAATCAAAGCAAGAAATTGAGGATTTAATGGAAGAATGGACTTTGCTGTCCGAAGAATAA
- the moaC gene encoding cyclic pyranopterin monophosphate synthase MoaC, with protein MAEFTHFNKQGRAKMVDVSDKPESFRTAMALSSITVSQEIYDKITNNQMKKGDVLAVAQVAGVMAAKKTWDIIPMCHPLSLTGIDIDFSWENNEDEYILHIEASVKTKGSTGVEMEALTAASVCALTVYDMCKAIDKGMIIGRTYLAEKTGGKNGDFKRQDKIK; from the coding sequence ATGGCGGAGTTTACTCATTTTAATAAGCAAGGTAGAGCGAAAATGGTGGATGTAAGTGACAAACCAGAATCATTTCGAACAGCAATGGCCCTATCAAGTATTACCGTCAGTCAAGAAATTTATGATAAAATAACAAATAATCAAATGAAAAAAGGGGATGTATTAGCTGTTGCCCAAGTAGCGGGTGTAATGGCTGCCAAGAAAACATGGGATATTATTCCTATGTGTCATCCTCTATCCTTAACAGGAATTGATATTGACTTTTCATGGGAAAACAACGAGGATGAGTACATCCTTCATATTGAAGCATCTGTGAAAACAAAGGGTAGCACAGGTGTAGAGATGGAAGCCTTAACTGCTGCCTCAGTATGTGCATTAACCGTGTATGACATGTGTAAGGCTATTGATAAAGGGATGATCATCGGAAGAACTTACCTAGCTGAAAAAACCGGTGGTAAAAATGGCGATTTTAAAAGACAAGATAAAATTAAATAA
- a CDS encoding redox-sensing transcriptional repressor Rex, translated as MANDATKIPQATAKRLPLYYRFLTNLAASGKQRVSSAELSEAVKVDSATIRRDFSYFGALGKKGYGYNVQYLLNFFRKTLDQDELTKVALIGVGNLGTAFLNYNFMKNNNTKIAMGFDVSPDKVGRSIGDVPIYHMDDIEKVIEEQGVEVAILTIPAQVAQPVTDRLVEAKIRAILNFTPARLTVPANVRVHHIDLAVELQALVYFLKHYSSDVEEVKNEE; from the coding sequence ATGGCAAATGACGCAACGAAAATACCACAAGCAACTGCGAAGAGACTACCATTATACTATCGATTCTTAACTAATTTAGCTGCATCTGGTAAACAAAGGGTCTCATCAGCTGAATTAAGTGAAGCAGTAAAAGTAGATTCAGCTACGATTCGGAGAGACTTTTCTTATTTTGGTGCATTAGGTAAGAAGGGATACGGCTACAACGTTCAATATTTATTAAACTTTTTCAGAAAAACATTGGATCAGGATGAATTGACAAAGGTTGCTCTGATTGGTGTTGGAAATCTGGGCACCGCTTTTTTAAATTATAATTTTATGAAAAATAACAATACTAAGATAGCTATGGGATTCGATGTATCGCCTGATAAAGTTGGAAGATCGATTGGAGATGTGCCGATCTATCATATGGACGATATTGAAAAAGTAATTGAAGAACAGGGAGTAGAGGTTGCCATTTTAACCATTCCTGCACAAGTTGCTCAACCTGTAACTGACCGGTTAGTAGAAGCAAAGATTAGAGCGATCTTAAACTTTACGCCTGCACGATTAACGGTACCTGCTAATGTTCGTGTTCATCATATTGATTTGGCGGTCGAGTTGCAAGCACTTGTCTACTTTTTAAAGCATTATTCATCCGATGTAGAAGAAGTAAAAAATGAAGAATAA